A genome region from Leifsonia sp. Root112D2 includes the following:
- the gcvH gene encoding glycine cleavage system protein GcvH produces the protein MAVPEDRNYTAEHEWVRFDGDTATVGITAYAADKLGDVVFVELPAVGSTAVAGKVVGEIESTKSVGEIFAPLNGTIAEINDAVVDAPELVNGDPFEAGWLVKITVHGGGADVPGMLSAEQYTALVGE, from the coding sequence ATGGCCGTTCCCGAGGACCGCAACTACACCGCCGAGCACGAATGGGTGCGTTTCGACGGTGACACCGCCACCGTGGGCATCACGGCGTACGCCGCCGACAAGCTGGGCGACGTGGTTTTCGTCGAGCTGCCTGCCGTCGGCAGCACCGCCGTCGCCGGCAAGGTCGTGGGTGAGATCGAGTCGACCAAGTCGGTCGGCGAGATCTTCGCCCCGCTGAATGGCACCATCGCCGAGATCAACGACGCGGTAGTGGATGCGCCCGAGCTGGTCAACGGCGACCCGTTCGAGGCGGGCTGGCTCGTGAAGATCACGGTGCACGGCGGCGGTGCCGACGTGCCTGGGATGCTCAGCGCGGAGCAGTACACCGCTCTGGTCGGCGAGTAA